GCCACGGCCCTCAGCAGGGCGAGGGAGCCCAGCGTGGCGCGGCAGGAGGAGCCGGCAGCTCCGCGACGCCGGAGCGCCGAGGGAAGGGACGGCCAGAGCTGGGACGCGCGCGTGGGCAGGCAGAAGGACGGTGGAACAGATGGAGGGACGGATGGCAAGCGCGAGTGCTGGGCGCTGAGCGCCGCGGCCGGAGGGGCCCTGGCAGGAGAGGGACGGGCAGAGCCCGGGGGCTCCTGCGGCCGGACTGGCCCCAGCACGGCTCCGTGTCCATAGTGTAAATAGTTCTGTCTGTGGCGCCCACGCTCCTCGTGGGGCTGCTCCCATCGCATCTGTGTTTCTTTCTCATGTGTGAGTCCTGTGTTCGCTGACATTGTGTCCTGGAGAcgggaggagcagaggagaagaGTTTATTTGGTGTGTAAAGATGTCTTTGCAGCTGTTTTTGTAGTCATTGTGGTTTTTATGCGAAGCCTCCGGGCTTTATTTAACctccttgggttttgttttgtaagGATTAATTTAACACCgctaaccattttattacttttatcaAGAAGAGCAAAATCTATTTTTGATTTCTGTTTCCTAGTTCTTAGGAACATTAAAACCAGCATACAGCTCTGCTTGTGTCCATGACTTGCCTTCTTTGGTGTTTGGGGTCTGTGCTCACCCCTGTCTGGTCTCTGCCTGGGTGGAAAGTAGAAAAatgttggggtttggtttttcagAATTGTCTGGCATCTGCCCTGttccaggcagccctgccctcctggcgAGTTTTGTTTCCTAATGACCAGTGTGAGTCCCTGAAGCAGCCTGACTGCCCCACTGCTCCAGTGAGGTTTTGGTGCCTTCCTTCCCATTGCAGAAGTGCAGGGAAGTACACTCAGACTCCAAGTGCCTTTGGACTCATTGGGGCAGGCGCACAGCCAACCTCTCCTGTGGGGTGCCACAacactgctggtgctgcactggTGTCAttgccacagcactgctggtgtcagtgccacagcagtgacagtgtCACCCCAACGTGGGCAGGAATTGCCCAGCACCCGATGCTGCCCACTCCCAGAGGCTTCAAAGCTCTCCAGAGATGCTTTTGATTGTGGCAAGGAGATCACTGATGTCCTTTAAGCCAGGGCAGTTGGGAATGTCAGCTGTGAATATCAAAGTTCGTAaagcctttttcccccctttaatCATTGTTTTTGACCCAATACCACCTGCTCCTGAGGCACAGGTGAGCAGAGATGTGCTGATGCTGGGAGTGTCCCTAACCCTCCCCTTGGCCAGTCAGTGCACACTGAGCCCTTTGCCTGCTCCCTCAGGTGAGGGAGGTTACCTGCTTGAGTACCCAGTGGCTGTGGTCTCACAGGGATGTGTAGGTGACATCAGTGACCAGAAGCCTGGTGGTGTGGGCTGCTTCTTGAGTCTCCTTTATCCTGACAGAGCAAGAGATGGTCGATGGAGCACATCAGGTTGGCACTGGGAGCATTTCAAGGGCAGATAACCAGGACTAGGTCAATCTGTGAGGGGCTGTGgtgtgaggggcagctgtggaAGGGTTGGGAGCAGTGGGTGGTACAGGCAGGACTGGGGGGAATGAGGCACACCAGGAGCTGAAGCCCTCACATAAAAGCTCCGTCAGGCTGTACTAAACCTGGATAATTTGGACAAAAAGGCCCTCACTCCCATTGTCCCTGTGGTGGGCAATGCTGCCACTCTTCTGtcgggagggaaggaggggatcCCTGAGTGCTTCTGCCCCCCAGGGCTCCTGGAAACGCCCTGtaagggcagcagctgggggaggaTTTGACTGGGCTTGGGAAGCACAGCCTGCAGTGTAGGACCTGCAGGGGGcttggctgtgcccagcctgaaCCTGTCAAGTGCAGTGTCCCCCGAGTGCCCCCGACTCGATTCCCCGGGGATGCTGAACCCCAAGCGCCGCTACCGCAGGCCCCACGCCGGGAAGGCGCATCCCAGGGCTGACCGTGAGCGGGGAACCCCGGAGTACCGGGAGCCGCACCGATCCCGCACCAAACCCCGCACCCGCCCTGCGCCTGCCCCTCAGCAGCCGGCAGAGCCCGGTTCTGCACGATGGGGCTCCGCAGGGCCCCGGCACGGCTCGTCCGAGCTCCCCCTCCGTTCCCCGCTCCCCGTTACCGGGCCAACgccgcggcgctgccggcggcCCCTGCGCCGTGCTCGCCCCCGCAGCGCGGCGGGCAGCGCCCCGCGCCTCCCCCCATGGGGCTGCCGGGCCCGAGCCCGCTGCCGCCGAGCCCACCGGAGCCGCCGAGCCCGCCGGCGGCGGGGACCGAGCCGCCGCTGTGTCCCCGCCGGGAGCCGCAGGTACGGGAGAGGATGCGGtgcgggccgggagcgggggcGGGCAGTACGGACCGAGAGCGGCTCGCCCGGGGAGCGGGTGCGGGGTGCGGGGTCCCCGCCGCCGGCAGAGCCGCTCTTCGGAGCCATCCTGGGGCCCCAGCGAACCCACACGCACCGTGAGGGCCGGAGATGTGTCCGGGGGCTGCCCTTCCGCTGGCGCCGGCCCCtgggagagatttttttcccgCAAGGCAGGGGCGGGATGACGGCGAGTTCCAGCGCCGGTGGCACCGGGCGGGGGTTGCAGTCGGGGTCGGGGACGGGGCTGTCGTTCTGCTCTCGCTGCCCCGCTCGCCCACCGAGCCCCGGCTCTGACCGGGACAATGGCCATGGCATGCGGCGGAGCTGGGACCCCACGCGTGGGAGGCAGCGGGCCCGGGGCCTGCGCTCAGCCCTGGCTGACAGCGgtgccccctccctgcagcccggacagccccccgcagcccccgagGAGCATGGCCCAGCCGGAGAGCAAGCTGGTGTCCCCGCCGGTGGCACCCTCGTCCCCCGAGCTGGAGTGCCACATCTGCTACAGCCGCTTCGACGCCCGAGCCCGCAGGCCCAAGCTGCTCCGCTGTGGCCATCGCCTCTGTGCCCGCTGCCTGCGCAGGATTGTTCCCCCGGGGGACGCTTCTACCCCCCAGCTCCGCTGTCCCTTCTGCCGCCAGCACAGCCCGGTGCCGGGCGGGGacgtgcagcagctgcaggatgaTGGGgaggcactggcactgctgacAGGCCGTGAACGGGCCAAGAAACGGGGGCCACCCCTATCTCCTGAGGTACTCCTTTGCCCCAGCGTGCTGGAGCCCACGTCCAGCCCCGACTGCCTGGTTGTCACCATCCTGGAGGTGCCAGAGGACGTAACCCCACCAGAGagcctgggcaggctggaggtGGTGCGGCTGTACCGCCCCACGAGCCTgggtgccctgccctgccacggCCCTGGGCAGAAGTGGCGCTCCTGGGGGTGGCAAGCCGTCCCCCGCTTCATTCTGGGCGTCCTCTGCCTCCTCTACTTCAGCTCCCTGCCCTTCGGCATCTACCTCCTGCTCATCGAGCACCACAGCCTGGGCATCATCCTGGTCAGTCTTGTGCCCTCCACCCTCCTTCTCTGCATTGTCTACAGCCTCTGCCAGTGCCTGTGCCTGGAGGTCTTTGGGTTCCCCcactcctgaccctgcacagccAACCCCTGTGCCTGAGCCAGGCAGGATCTGGGTTCCTTGGGGCATTGTCCCTGGAGGTACACATGTCCTCTGACCCACAGCATGCTGCGCCTGGACCATGGGGAGAAGCCCAGTGCCTGGTGCCTTCCCACACAGAACAGCACTGTCTTTTCCATGTGGGTGCTCAGACTGGCTGgaatggctgcaggagctcatcGCAGCCTACAAGCATTTGGGCCAGACCTCAGCTCTTGTTGTTCTCCTGCGCAACAGACAAAGAGCAGGAGCCAGGACTGATCCCAGCTGAGGAAACACCGCGGCTGGAGGGGCCCCGGCAGGAGAGGGACGGGCAGAGCCCGGGGGCTCCTGGCTGGTCCCAGCACGGCTCCGTGTCCATGGTGTAAATAGTTCTGTCTGTGGCACCCACGCTCCTCGTGGGGCTGCTCCCATCGCATCTGTGTCTCTTTCTCATGTGTCAATCTCGTGTTCGCTGACATTGTGTCCCAGAGGGGAGGAGTGGAGGAGTTTCTTTGGTGTGTAAAGATGTCTTTGCAGCTATTCTGTAGtcattgtgggttttttttctttgcacagCCTCCAGTCTCTATTTAACctccttgggttttgttttgtaagGATTAATTTAATACTgctaaccattttattacttttattaagAAGAATGAAGTCTATTTTTAATCTCTGCCTtggacctgccctgctccacaggGGCTGCTGTCTGGAGTACTGGCAGGAAAGTAACCCTACCATCTTTGCTGGAACCCCTGCATCCCCACCAGCATCCCCACTGCACACAGGCAACACCAGGACACCAGGACAGATCACATTTATTACTGATTTTTGTCCCTCCCACCCACATCTCCCACTCTCCTTGTtgaggcagctgctggatcCCATGGCTGTCTTTCCTGTCATGCCCTCGGGGACAGGACGTGACTGTCCCAGTCCTATACCTGCTCCAGCACCACTGGCACCACCGGGGGACACTCGCTGTTGCTGGGTGAAGATTCCAGCATCTCTGCCACACTCCAGATCTTGGGTTTCTGGGGCTGCTTGTCCTGCCCAGGGCCTGTCATCACCTCGGAGCTGCCCCCACACCCAtcctgcacagggctggaactgggaatgggggcagCACTTGATGGGACCCCCTCTCCCTCGCTGTCCTCGCCATCTGAGGCGCTCTGTGTGGCCCAGCTcgcctttttctccttcttgaGGCGCCGGCGGGCATTGGCGAACCAGGTGGAGACCTGGGTGAGGCTCATCCGGCTGACCACAGCCAGCATCACCTTCTCCCCCTTGCTGGGGTAGGGGTTCCTGGGGTGCCGTGCCAG
This genomic window from Zonotrichia leucophrys gambelii isolate GWCS_2022_RI chromosome 20, RI_Zleu_2.0, whole genome shotgun sequence contains:
- the LOC135456175 gene encoding E3 ubiquitin-protein ligase RNF182-like produces the protein MLNPKRRYRRPHAGKAHPRADRERGTPEYREPHRSRTKPRTRPAPAPQQPAEPGSARWGSAGPRHGSSELPLRSPLPVTGPTPRRCRRPLRRARPRSAAGSAPRLPPWGCRARARCRRAHRSRRARRRRGPSRRCVPAGSRSPDSPPQPPRSMAQPESKLVSPPVAPSSPELECHICYSRFDARARRPKLLRCGHRLCARCLRRIVPPGDASTPQLRCPFCRQHSPVPGGDVQQLQDDGEALALLTGRERAKKRGPPLSPEVLLCPSVLEPTSSPDCLVVTILEVPEDVTPPESLGRLEVVRLYRPTSLGALPCHGPGQKWRSWGWQAVPRFILGVLCLLYFSSLPFGIYLLLIEHHSLGIILVSLVPSTLLLCIVYSLCQCLCLEVFGFPHS
- the LOC135456483 gene encoding putative iroquois-class homeodomain protein irx-1, translated to MAVLGLGMAAPRGERSPAQELGGCGGPWGTLRGPPQALLPCPYPYSCPCPVLAGYSLLPPPLSLVTPLVSAPFEVPLGLPTEPGRAKAAATRESTGALKAWLARHPRNPYPSKGEKVMLAVVSRMSLTQVSTWFANARRRLKKEKKASWATQSASDGEDSEGEGVPSSAAPIPSSSPVQDGCGGSSEVMTGPGQDKQPQKPKIWSVAEMLESSPSNSECPPVVPVVLEQV